The DNA window CTCCCTGGAGTCACCGAGGGTCTGGGTCGACATACGCCAAACCCGCCATGATGAACCATGATCGGCCTACAGAAGTCATTTGGCACCCGACACGCACGCGGGGGCGTTTTCTGCGGGTTACGTTGAACCTGGGGTCGAGATATGTCCACCCTATAGTTCCAACATCAAGTACTCGTGATCTTCAATGACCGGTATATATGCCTCGCACTTCGGTTACAGCAGTAGAAACGTAATACTCCGATTCATGGCGAGACATTACCTGGTAACTCTGTCTGACATGacgtcttcatcttgaagAGCGAAGAAGTTCCCAGTGTTGTTACAGTGACTCTGTCAACAGGCAAGGACAACTCTTGGGCATGGAGAACGACATTAAGACCAAGAGGCCGCCACGCGACACCGCCCATTCTACCAGACTGTATAACTGAAACAAAATATAGAGCGACGAGATATCAATGCTTAAATACTAAGAACGATGGAATCTATTGTGATATACACATGGCATTACATCGGTATGGCATACCGAAAAAGGAAACAAAGCAAGACAATAACTCCTGAATAATAACTCATCTCGCCAATCATCCGGCACCATGACTTGGTCAGTTCGTGCACCGGAGATCCAGCTCGGGATCTGTCTGCCGGAGATGTTCCGATGTCTCGCATTTAAGACTCATTCCCAACAACTCCCGGAAGTACATAAACATCAGAAGGATATGAGACATATCTCAAATCGAGTGACATATCCGCATCCCTTGGCCGATTGTACTCTAGCGTAACACAACAAAGTCAGACTCGCTTGGCTCGCTGCGGCGTTACCTTGACCGTACCAGTTTGGCACAGAATCTGATAGAAAAGATGGCATAAGATACATCACAACCCTGAGAAAGGCATGCAGCTTACAAGACGCCACAGTCGGGCTCACCCAGTTGTCTTGAATGGAAACAAGTATGTGCGCAAGGGAGAGAATGGCCAAAGTTGGCGGGAAGGACAACGTGAGATCACGGGATAGGGGGTTTGTGGGACGAGCAGCCGTTTGGTGAACCGGATAGATGCGTCGCAAAGGGGGCCGGTTTGGGCCATATCTGTGGGATCAAGCCAGCCACTCTCACTGGTAGGGATAGGAATTTGTGACGCAGTTAAGCAAGTCGCCACGAGACGTTTCAGGGGTGCAGACTAGGCCAAGGCCTGTCGACAAGACAGTCAACATGTGTGAAGCGATGATATAGTCGACAAAGGTTCTGCTGGGCGCATTAGAGTCGACTCTCGATGCCTCGGTAGTTACTGTCCTCGGCCCAATGCGAGTCAGGCCAGACGAGACGGATGGCTTCCCAGATATGGCTATTCAAGATATATGTCAGTGGAACATAACTCTTGTCTTCGGGCATAATATGCGGCAGGGTTGAGTGTAGGACAAAAGTATCAACCAAAGAGGGAGATGGCTTACCTGACGTGAAGAATTTCGAGTCCATCCTTGACCTCTTGAGGGAGATCTTTGACATCCTTACGGTTCTGGGCTGGAAGTAGCACAGTCTTAACGCCAGCTCGGAGGGCGCCGATGAGTTTCTCCTTGATGCCTCCGACGGCTGTAACTCTGCCCCGGAGAGAAATCTCGCCCTGTCACACAGATGATAGTCAGTATACTGGATTATCACGAGCTGACTGCTTGGATAAAAACATACCGTCATCGCCATTGTCGGTGGTACCGGCTTCCCCGAGAAGAGAGATATGAGTGCGATAGCCTGACCGATACCACTACTGGGACCGTCTTTAGGAATAGCACCAGATGGGCAGTGAACGTGAATGCTGCGCTCTTTCATGATGTCCGAAGTAGGTTCTGGCGTCAAACCCAGCTCGAACGCATGTGCTTTGACCCAAGTCAAGGCGACCTCAACACTCTCCTTGAGAACATCGCCCAATTTCCCTGTGAGCTGAACTCGTCCATTACCGGGCATATCGGCGACCTCGATGAAGAGGATACTGCCATTGCCGCCAGAACTATAGGCTACCAGCCCTGTTACAATGCCCGGACGGCTAGTCTTTTCGGCAATCTCTTCTTCAAACTTTTCAATGCCCAGAATATCCTCGATATCCTCTACGCTCAGCTCGGGTCGGTAGTGCTCCATGTGACCCGCATCCTTCGCCTCAGCGTATTCAACAGCTTTAGCGCGACAGACTGAACCAATTTCTCGCTCCAAGTTGCGAACTCCGGATTCGCGGGTGTAGCAGTCGATGATTTTGGAAACGACCTCTTGATTGAAGGTGACCTGACTTTCGGCCAAGCCATTGACTCTGATCTGCTTGGGAACGAGGTGCTGTATCGCAATATGTCTTTTCTCCAGTGTCGTGTAGCCAGGGATGTAGATAGTCTCCATTCGATCCAAAAGAGGAGCGGGGATAGTGTCAAGGCTATTGGCAGTAGcgataaaaagaattttggAGAGGTCAATCGGCATGCCCACATAGTGATCCTGGAAGTTGTAATTTTGCTCAGGGTCTAGGACCTCCAGCATAGCCGCTGAAGGATCACCGTGGATGCTTGCCTGGCCAATCTTGTCGATCTCATCGAGTAGGATGACAGGGTTAGCAACGCCGACCTTTCTTAGACCCTGAACGATGAGGCCTGGCATGGCCGCAACGTAGGTTCTTCGGTGGCCCCTGATCTCAGCCTCATCTCGAACACCGCCGAGGGAAATGCGATGAAACTTGCGACCAAGAGCCGTTGCGACTGACCTTGCCAGACTGGTCTTTCCCACACCAGGGGGACCTGCCAAGAGCATGATAGGAGACTTGTCCACCATACGCTGGGACTTGAGGATTTCGAGCTTGGCCATCTCGGGCTTTGTGGCATCCTCAGTTCCTGAGCCTCCTTCGACGGCCTCTTTGGCTTGCCTTTCCTCGTTTCCTTGCTCGTTGCCAGTAGACTGGACTGTCTCCTGCTCTGCTTTCTTAATTTTCTCTTCAACGTCATCGTTGATCGATTGTTTGAGCCTTAATACAGCCAGGTACTCGATAAGCCTTTTCTTGACGTTGTCTAATCCATAATGGTCATCGTCGAGTTGTTTCCTCGCTCTGTGAAGAGTCTCAGGGCCCAAACGATCGTCTGTGGTGGCTGTCCAAGGTATCTCCGCCAAAGTTTCCAACCAGTTACGAGTGACCTGATACTCCTGGTTCATGGGTTGCATCTTCTGCAAGCGTCTTAGCTCGCGGTCCACGCTCTTGGCGGCTTCGGCAGGAAGTTTAGCGCTCGACAGCTTGCGCTTAAGCTCGTCGAGCTCGTTGGCCTCCTGATCGTCATTATGATCGTTGCCACCAGGCATTTGCCCGTTAGGTGGAACAAATGCCATGCCCGGGATCGGTGGCAGCGAGCCTGGTTTTCGATTCTGGTTCTCGTTCAATCGATCCAGTATTTGAATGGGCATGGTTGTGAAAGTGGTGATCTTGAAGTTATTTTTGATGCCACCAACTTGGCGCTCCAGTAATTCAATGACCTTTGTGAGGCGCACCTTGACATCCAGAGCTGCAAGAACCTCGAGCTTCTCCTCATGTGTACTCTCGACTAGGTTAGCCATGAAATCGGCGAGAAGGCCGGCTTCTTGTAATTCCTTTCTCATGATGAGCATTTCGAGTCGTCTGGTGAGCACTGGCGAAAGAATTGGGCCGTCGCGGGTTCGGGGAAGGAGTGATGAAATCCTTAAAATGGTGACCAATTCGCGTGATCGGGTTTTCAATAGGGCGAAAAGGTCTTGCGCCTGCTTATCGGTAACATTGTCTGGATAAAACAGTCAATCACGAGTAATGAAGGGAAAGTTTGGTAAGGCGGCCTACTGTCTTCGTGGAAATATGTCACTTTGGCTTCGAAGTAAGGACGTTCGCGTGTAAAATTCTCGATGCGCACGCGGGTAGTGCCTTCAACACGCAAGGCAAATTCACCGGTTCCTCTTCCATCAATGCCGATGATCTTTGCTGCGACGCCAAACGTAAAGAGATCATCCTTTTTTGGCAGAGCCAGGAAGCACGTTTTCGATCGCGGCCGGATCTATCTCTTCAGCATCGCCAATAAGTCGTTGACCATTGCCACTGATGAGAGGAGATGAAATGGGAACACATGCGATGGGAATGCTGTCGATGCGCGTATCGGGACCCTTGGAAGCTGCTTGTTCGTAGACATGGGCGAGCAAGGCGGGGATATCGGGTCtgtttgacgag is part of the Fusarium poae strain DAOMC 252244 chromosome 4, whole genome shotgun sequence genome and encodes:
- a CDS encoding hypothetical protein (MEROPS:MER0000485~BUSCO:3909at5125); protein product: MAKPQTANLPLIPLARGTILLPGLIQRIPVSSNRPDIPALLAHVYEQAASKGPDTRIDSIPIACVPISSPLISGNGQRLIGDAEEIDPAAIENDDLFTFGVAAKIIGIDGRGTGEFALRVEGTTRVRIENFTRERPYFEAKVTYFHEDNNVTDKQAQDLFALLKTRSRELVTILRISSLLPRTRDGPILSPVLTRRLEMLIMRKELQEAGLLADFMANLVESTHEEKLEVLAALDVKVRLTKVIELLERQVGGIKNNFKITTFTTMPIQILDRLNENQNRKPGSLPPIPGMAFVPPNGQMPGGNDHNDDQEANELDELKRKLSSAKLPAEAAKSVDRELRRLQKMQPMNQEYQVTRNWLETLAEIPWTATTDDRLGPETLHRARKQLDDDHYGLDNVKKRLIEYLAVLRLKQSINDDVEEKIKKAEQETVQSTGNEQGNEERQAKEAVEGGSGTEDATKPEMAKLEILKSQRMVDKSPIMLLAGPPGVGKTSLARSVATALGRKFHRISLGGVRDEAEIRGHRRTYVAAMPGLIVQGLRKVGVANPVILLDEIDKIGQASIHGDPSAAMLEVLDPEQNYNFQDHYVGMPIDLSKILFIATANSLDTIPAPLLDRMETIYIPGYTTLEKRHIAIQHLVPKQIRVNGLAESQVTFNQEVVSKIIDCYTRESGVRNLEREIGSVCRAKAVEYAEAKDAGHMEHYRPELSVEDIEDILGIEKFEEEIAEKTSRPGIVTGLVAYSSGGNGSILFIEVADMPGNGRVQLTGKLGDVLKESVEVALTWVKAHAFELGLTPEPTSDIMKERSIHVHCPSGAIPKDGPSSGIGQAIALISLFSGKPVPPTMAMTGEISLRGRVTAVGGIKEKLIGALRAGVKTVLLPAQNRKDVKDLPQEVKDGLEILHVSHIWEAIRLVWPDSHWAEDSNYRGIESRL